The Hordeum vulgare subsp. vulgare chromosome 7H, MorexV3_pseudomolecules_assembly, whole genome shotgun sequence DNA window ccttgtagaccgcacagcagaagcgttagtgaacgcggttgatgtagtggaacgtcctcacgtccctcgatctgccccgcgaactatcccgcgatcagtcccacgatctagtgccgaacggacggcacctccgcgttcagcacacgtacagctcgacgatgatctcggccttcttgatccagcaagagagacggagaggtagaagagttctccggcagcgtgacggcgctccggaggttggtgatgatcttgtctcagcagggctctgcccgagctccgcagaaacgcaatctagaggaaaaaccgtggaggtatgtggtcgggttgctgtggaaaagtcgtctcaaatcagccctaaaacctccgtatatatagggggaagagggggagccttgccttggggctcaaggagccccaagggggtcggccgagccaaggggggaaggtctcccccccaaaccgagtccaactaggtttggtgggtggagtccttcttccctctcccacctcctccttttttttcttttctctttgattttcttcctatggcgcatagggccttcttgggctgtcccaccagcccactaagggctggtgtgccacccccaaggcctatgggcttccccggggtgggttgccccccccccccccccccccccccccgatgaactcccggaacccattcgtcattcccggtacattcccggtaactccgaaaaccttccggtaatcaaatgaggtcatcctatatatcaatcttcgtttccggaccattccggaaaccctcgtgacgtccttgatctcatccgggactccgaataacattcggtaaccaaccatataactcaaatacacataaaacaacgtcgaaccttaagtgtgcagaccctgcgggttcgagaactatgtagacatgacccgagagactcctcggtcaatatccaatagcgggacctggatgcccacattggatcctacatattctacgaagatcttatcgtttgaacctcagtgccaaggattcatataatcccgtatgtcattccctttgtccttcggtatgttacttgcccgagattcgatcgtcagtatccgcgtacctatttcaatctcgtttaccggcaagtctctttactcgttccgtaatacaagatcccgcaacttacactaagtcacattgcttgcaaggcttgtgtgtgatgttgtattaccgagtgagccccgagatacctctccgtcacacggagtgacaaatcccagtcttgatccatactaactcaacgaacaccttcggagatacctgtagagcatctttatagtcacccagttacgttgcgacgtttgatacacagaaagtattcctccggtgttagtgagttatatgatctcatggtcataggaacaaatacttgacacgcagaaaaacagtagcaacaaaatgacacgatcaacatgctacttctaatagtttgggtctagtccatcacgtgattctcctaatgacgtgatccagttatcaagcaacaacaccttgttcataatcagaagacactgactatctttgatcaactggctagccaactagaggcttgctagggacagtgttttgtctatgtatccacacatgtaaatgagtcttcattcaatacaactatagcatggataataaatgattatcttgatacacgaattataataataactatacttattattgcctctagggcataattccaacagtctcccccaGCGAGAGCCAGCGCCTCCGCTTCCCTCGTTCCCACCTCCCTCCACCGAGCCCCCATCGCCCCTCGCACCATCGGCCGCCTCCCTCCGGCCCTCCTCCGGCCAGATCTGGCCGCCAGCCCCGCTGTCGACGTCGCCCCACCTTCGGCCGAGGCTGGCCCCTCTCCTCACTGGCCTCCTATCCAGCCCCAGCCACCGACCCCACCTCCGTCGCATGCACCTCACCACTAGTCGCCCATCTCGTCCACCAACGGCCGACCGCGCCACCGGACGGCTCCTCCTCCTGCACCACCTTGATGCCACCGTCGACAGCCCCCACCAAAGCTCCTCCACGCTGGAGCTCCTCCTCACCGGATCCGACGCCgcctcctccgcccctccccGGGAACTCCGGCTACACCGGGCCTTCCCATCAACACCGGTGAGCCCTccattcgggctcctcccaccaccccttcCTTCCTTTCCCCGCTCTGGTTCCGTTCTGACGCCCCACACCACGGCCTCCAgcgacctccacctcgccccaaCAACGTTTCCCTCCTGctagccaggaggaggaggagttgcctCATGTGATTTTGTTTAGAGAAGAGATAAAAAAATGGAAATGTATGTATGTACAAAATATGTATGCATGTATAAAAATTTGTATGTGATGTATATATGCATAGGCATATATGTGTGttgtttatgtgtgtgtgtgacccgTTAGTCACtaccatgtggggccaacccccactcccactgacaCGAAGGCCCCACAccctttattaatatatatatatatatatatatatatatatatatatggttcaATTACTTAATAGTTAATTAGTgaatttaattaattaataatTTAATTAGTTAATACTCCTTCCATCCCAAAatgagtgtctcaactttgtactagctctagtacaaagttgtactaagcttgagacagttattttgggacggagggagtataggaTTAAGAGTaaaatagataaattagtaatctgttaatatagataaataattatcctaacagaatatgacacgtgggtcccccactaattaATCTGATAAATTAATAATTAATCTAAACATTTAAATTatgcctatgacacatgggacccactggtcagtttgaccagtcaaactctgttgactgctgatgtcagcatgacatcatgttgatgtcataattgcatttaattgaattaattaaacctgtttttaatttctaaatattaataaaactttaaaaattaatataaaatagactGTAGCtcagttgaaaatattttcaacatgaaagttgatcaccagAACTCGACGAACCCggagtccattcgtgtgtcacgcgtccctagcatagcaaacgtggaacttttccactgTTTTCAtgtgaccggtagtagcgagagacccgagaaatatcatctgatattttcccgacccgtctatgacggatgttaccacGTTAGCTCATGCATAGACTTGCATGttgtcatgtcatgcttagtgttgcaccgttgttattatttattgtttcttccccctcttattacggtagaccccgagactgacgttgctgccgggtacatctaccctcccgacgaccagccctttgccacagagcaacaaggcaagcaaacccccttgatcatccctatatcgcctatgtctttcctcCTCctacttgcattagaattttgctactcttgtagttagctcatatatctgatgcatagtctatttttgataaactgctactttcagtactgcactttaaaactgtttagtataggtggagcattcatcccctctgaccccttagtccagttgccccgctttgtcatcaagtctcgatccctgatcgacgagccaagtccCAACACAGcattcacacccccttagttgtacgagttgtagagctactatcgggtaccgagggtggcaccttgcgaagtactcctgatgatacctctgcagtgcagctagtcggtcgtggttatcgagggtgattcctccttcaccatacccgacgatgtctctgtcgtgcaacccctcaagtgtgggaccctcgagggtgattcctctaggtccaccttgacggttacatcgttcggaatctaaggagggtgatacctcggatttcccctgatgttacaaccacacagttacttgaccatgatactgggatctttgatgaatagatgttaggcaggtggattcccgcgtggttgtgtcgtttacttaattaaaatgataatggatttgagtatttgatttgggttggccggaaggccttattacgcactaaccgtctgcgtgggaagaattatgggtactcgacgtcgtggtatcagccgaagctcttcagacgtcagcaatggagcggcacgtgcccgagtggtcccgagatgcatcgcgcttgtattaaggggtggtaagactgacatcggccgcccacgcatcatgcaggagcgcagagggcaagtgggaccacgaaccctttgtgcttaggagttaggccggcgggctggcctctctgttgagcttaggtggggctgcgacgtgtcgatattccgaggccgggcatgacccagaaaagtgtgtccggccagagtgttatcgagtgtgacggggaatatgttgtgcacccctgcagggaagaaattaactattcggatagccgtccacggttacaggacgacttggagttgtgccctgatcttatacaactacaactgttacttaactggaatagttactccgggattgcttcctcgcagggagtcgaggaaggatctttgggcgtgacctcatattaattttgctgcaacaatatgactatttatttgTGTTTttctgctctactctcgtctattgctgcaagacccttgaagatgctagtcttcgataggactaggccttctctctattctcgcattgctgcagtcagcacacatataaaccccttcctttgatactgatgcatacctaacatagttctgatgtaagtcttgcgagtactttcgaTGAgtcctcaccgttgctttgctccccctttgtcctcttgatccgttgttgtgaccagatgatgttgtccaggagatggagtttttcGTCGATGACGtctgccaccccgatggtgacttcttcgtggaggccgctgaagatcaggagtagttaggaggtttccaggcaggaggcctcggctcgttcgatcgtgttccttttgtgctagccttctctaaggcaccccatgtgtaatgtctgtactcagatattgttgcttccgctgattcGTGTGCttttcgagcttccgtattctagtccTCGAaaaccctggcttgtaatatgaagcttctattgttttatttgtatctagagttgtgttgtgatatcttttcGTGAGTCATTGAGTTTGATTGTACGCATTTGCGTATATGATTAgtgtatgattaaatcgaggacGTCACAGGACCACTCCCTCACGTTCTTTCACGGGATCTTTAAGTAGAGTTGTGCCCCCCTATACATGGTGGACTTGGAGTCATGGATCTTTAAATCACAAAGTTTATCATAATATATATTGTTTAGACTTGCctcaatatatatatttttagacGTATAAATCATATTTTGATGATCTGATTAATGATTGAAAAAATCCTGAAGTACATGTGAGCCTAATAAATAAATCCAAAGGGAGGGAGCGCCACTTTGCACAGGAAAATCTGAAGGGGCAAAGAGATTACTCAGTCATTTAATCGCGTGTCACCTCCGATTAAGTATGCAAGGTGAAACGACAatggaataataataataatataaaataaacacaAGAAAAATCCTGATATTTCACAAAAGGGATATGTGAGGAAATGAACGGACATTTGGCGGGCAAGAAAGCAGCTGCGGTACACAGAGCTAAATGCATACGCCGCTGATGAATGACTCGTTTCATACATTACTGATTACGATTTTGCTATTGTGCGGGGAGTCGCCGGAATTGTTTAGCCGCCTGCCAAAGGGGCTGGAGGCAGGCCGCCGCCTGTGCGAGGAAGAACGGCTGGAGGTAGAAGATGAACAGTACCACAAATTGTTTTCAACCGCTGGATGAAGATCTAAGGGCCATGGATCAAAGTGACTGATgcagttttattttcagttaactGATGCATAAGCGGTCCCGACTGATTACTGAATATAGCTCAGATCGATGCCCACAGGATGAAATTAATAGTCTCCCTCGTCTCTCCAGTTAAGCTAAGACAGACTCAACAATTAAATGTTCAACAGCCAACCGTTCCAAAACGGCAGCAGGAAACCAGTAACCGCGTGCATACAAAATGTATCTAAGGCATTACGACATGGGGATGCAGAATACAGAAAATGGTGCGCTTTAGACTCCGAATGAACAAGGAGAATATCAGCCAGCTCCTCTCCACCCTCCGACCCCTCCGACCAGCGTACATCATCGAAACGCGCAACCAGGGAGGTCTCTTTCAGTCATCAGACACCTTGGGGGAGCTCTCAGGCGTCTTGGGCATCACATCCGAGGCCTTCTTCACCTTGTGCGCCTCCACCGCGGCTTTGAAATCATCCCTGACGCCAGTGTCCTTGAACTTGAGGGCAAACGTGGTGAGCCCGGCCGGTGACTCGCCAGTGCTGTTGACGCAGGCAAACGTCACACCCTTCTTCTCCATGTCCTTCAGCGACATGTCGTCATACAGGCTCGCATTCAGGACCAGCCGGTAGTTGCCCTTGGCTCTCATGACGAGCCGGGACCTCTCGCCGCCGGACACTGGGACGTTCAGCTTTAGCTCCCCTTTTCCTCTTTCCTTCCAGCCCCCATCGAGGTACTCATACATTGCGGAGTCAGCGGTGAACACGGCCATCTCGTTCTCTTCACCTGTCTCCACTGGGCCCTCTGGCATGGTGAATTTCTTTGGTGCTTCTGCTGCAGCGACAAGCGATGGAACAGAACTCCCGTTGTTGTTAGTACCACCGATATTGAAAGAAGGGAAGGATGAACCGTCACTCTTTAGCCCAAATAGGGGAGCGTTTGTGCTTTCTTTAGAAGCTGAGCCAAAGGAAAATGATGAGGCTGAAAACCCAGTTCCAGCTAGTCCCGTGAAGGCGTTATGGCCACTTGACACATTCATAAAAGAGAAGagaggtgttggtgatgatgactgccCTTTGTTATCAGCGACCTTCTGTTCACATGATACATCCTTGGTCCCTGATTCAGATTCATCTTTCTTCTCTGCACCATCCTTGCTGCTTTTATCTTCATCTCCACCTTCATTCACTTTATCACCTTCATTCACTTTATCACCTTCATCTTCTGTTTTGCCCTCGGTTCCAGATGGCTTGCTGTTATCTACCTTGGGTTCTCCAACCAGCACTTTGTCCTCACCAGTTCCACCCACTGTGCTGTCTGCCTTGTTATCAATTTCAGTAAGTGAagagtgtgcttccattggggcaTTTGACTTGTTTTCTGCATTTGACTCTTTCAGGCCCAATTCATCCTTTTGAATCTCTGCTACCTCATTAGAATCTGCATTCTTGTCAGCATCTTTCCCACTTCCATTGCTGGCCTCATTAGCTTTCTCACTTGAGTCCCTTACATTTGACGTTGTGACATCAGAAGGTGGAGGTCTTGAGACAGAAATACTTGTTTGAACACTAGAATCATTTGTGGTAAACTTAATTGCAGAGAAAGGATTAGAAGAAGGAGCTGACGATGGCTGTTGGCGCCGAACCTTTACAATTTTTCGGGTTGCCATCACTTCCTCACTAGCTTTCTTAAATGTTCCTCCCTCTTGCTCCGGTGAGTCATCATCAAGCTCAGGATTGTCCTTGTTGATTTGTTTATCTGCAACCCTCTTCCGAGAGCTTTGAGCATGTTCCTCATCCGCCATCTTAGGAGCTTTGAGTACCTGGATATGTAAACATCAGAACAAACTAAGCAAACAGTAATAAACAACTTCATACAAGTAATCTTCCAATCATCATAGGGAATAGCACAGTTTAGACACAAATTTGACTATGCGGGCTCCATTTTTTCTAGTACAACAAGCCATTTTCACAGAATTAACTTCAAATAAACCAGGAAAACTGAAAGGCATACACAAACATAACGGCAAAGTAGGGAAAATGTAACCAACAGAAGACAACAGGCATACACAAAATGATAAACCATAATGTAGGCAAACAAGGTTAGTAGGTTACCCAAAGTGCAAAGATGAATGTGTAATCTCATATCATATATTATGGTGCTTGCACTTGTGACTAAGAAACAAGCATAACAGCAGTTTCCCAACTTCACGTAGCAACTGTAAGAGCATCTCAGATGGGATACCAATCCCACCAGCATTGCTGCTTTCTGTCTACAGCCTTCCTCATCAGCGGAGTATCTATATTATTTCTGGGTAAATTTTTGATTGTTGCTTGAGCAACAAAGATAAGATACAGGTCAAACTAAAACTTTAATTTCTTGTGTGCGGTTTGGTTTTGGCTCGACTGTTTCAAAGATGAGAGGGTTTACAGCCAAATATGTtgtgttactccctccgttcctaaatataagtctttttaaagatttcactagagactacatacggagcaaaataagtgaatctacactttaaagtatgtctatatacatccgtatgtagtctctagtggaacctctaaaaagacttctgtttatgaacggagggagtagttaacaTGTAAAGATTGCTCTTATATATTGTTAAAATACACAATATGCCTAGGTGTGTGAATTACATAGAATTATTTCAATGCTttgatataaatgcaaattagtgATATCATTTCTCTTTTACTTGTCAGAGTAGTTTATTACTCTCTCCGTccaaaaataagtgtctcaactttatactagagcttgagacacttattttgggacggagggagtaatatgttACCCAAGCTAAGCAACCCTGGCATGTATAGTTCCTTCCGTCCAATTACCTGACATCTAGGAAAAGAACCAGCATGGTGTGGGGCATTCAACAGCGGATATTCTGTGTCCTAGGTAAGATGTAGCAACAGCGAGCTCATCATTGCTGGATGATGATGACTATAGATCCAAGATAAATTGCACTACGATGACGCATTGCGATGTGGTGGAGGAAGAACCAAGAGGCGAATGGCTTTGCATATATAGACCAGACAAAAATATGGGCATTAGACTACCGCTAACAAATACAACCAtaacaaatactccctctgtaaactaatataagaccgtttagatcactattttacaTTTTTAttaaaggatatcaattaaatatGGGAGGGTGGAATATAGGTAGTGGAAAATTGAGTTGGGAGTCAGCTGGAGCACAAAGAGATATGGAGAGAGAATTGTTTAGAGACGCCCTAGCAAAAGAAACTACACAATATTTATGAATGGAAGAATATGTTGCCTCTATAATAATATATCAAATGGTAAGTTTTATGTTCACGGAAAACAAATATTTTCCTGCATCATGATGTTGGCATGGTACTAACATACCATGGGAAAGGTAACGCCTCCTAGAACTAGAAGCATGCATGTTATATGTGCAACATTCTGCTTAAACATGTCGGTGGTATTTAAACATCTAAAGCAAGTGAATTTGTATATATGAGCGATGAGAAATATTTTACTAAAAGGTACAAATCAATATCCAGCATACACAAATATATATACTAATGCACGGAAACTCCTGGTCCTAATAGCTTCCAAGCTAAAGTACTCGGAGGAGAactttacaacaacaacaacaacaacaaagcctttagccccaaagaagttggggtaggctagaggtgaaacccataagatctcgcgaccaactcatggttctggcacatggatagcaagcttccacacacccctgtccatggctagttctttggtgatgctccaatcctttagatctctctttacggactcttcccatgtcaagttcggtctaccccgacctctcttgacattatcagcaTGATTTAGCCGTTTGTTATGCACTGGGGCTTCTGGAGGCGTGCGCTAAATATgccaaaccatctcagacgatgttggacaagcttctcttcaattggcgctaccccaactctatctcgtatatcatcattacGGATCcagtccttccttgtgtggccacacatccatctcaacatgcgcatctccgccATACATAGTtgttgcacatgtcgccttttagttGGCCAACACTCAAcgccatacaacattgcgggtcgaactgccgtcctatagaactttccttttagcttttgtggcaccctcttgtgacagagaatgccagaagcttggcgccacttcatccatccagctttaattcgatggttcacatcttcatcgatatccccatccttctgcaacattgaccccaaataaCGAAAGGTGTCCTTCTGAGATACCACCTACCCATCAAGGCTAACATCCCCCTCCTCCTCGTGCTTAGTATTACTGAAAGCGCACCTCATGTACTCAGTCTTAGTCCTACCAAGTCTAAAACCATTCGATTCCAAGGTTTGCCTCCATAACTCCAACTTCCTATTGACCCCCGTTgtactatcatcgactagcaccaaatcgtccgcaaagagcatacaccatgggatatctccttgtatatcccttgtggcctcatccatcaccgaggcaaaaagataagggctcaaagctaacCCCTGATGCAATCCTATCTTAATCGGGAAGTCATCAGTGTagtcatcacttgttcgaacacttgtcacaacattatcgtgcatgtccttgatgagggtaatgtactttgatgggactttgtgtttctccaaggcccaccacataacattccgcggtatcttatcataggccttctccaagtcaatgaacaccatatgcaagtccttcttttgctccctatatctctccataagttgtcataccaagaaaatggcttccatagtcgacctcccaggcatgaaaccaaactgatctttggtcacgcttgtcattcttcttaagcggtgttcaatgactctctcccatagcttcattgtatggctcatcaatttaattccacggtaattagtacaactctgaacatcccccttgttcttgaagattggtactaatatactccgTCTCCGTTCTTCAGGCATCTTGTTTGCccaaaaaatgaggttgaaaagtttggttagtcatactatcgctatgtcccctaggcctctccacacctcaatggggatacaattAGGGCCCATCGTCTTGCCTTTTTTCATCCTCTTTAAAGCCTCCTTGACCTCCGACTCCTGGATTCGCCGCACAAAACGCCTgctagtatcatcaaaggagtcgtccagATCAATGGTAGAGCTCTCAATCTCCCCATTCAACAGCTTGTCAAAGTACTTCCGCCATCTATGCTtaatctcctcgttcttcaccagGGTTTGCTCTGCTCTGTCCTTGATGCACTTGATTTGGtcaacatccctcgtcttcctctctcagatcttggccatcttattCCTTTGTTGTTAGAGGTCCTCGTACGCCCGACCCCTTGCTTCACTCATAGCTCGCTTTGCGGCCTTCTTTGACATCTTGTACTTCTCTATGTTGTCTACACTCCTATCCGGATATAGGCGTCTGAAATAATATTTCTTCTCCTTAATTGCCTTCTGGACATCATCGTTCCACCACTCGGAGGAGAACTTTATCTTTTGGAAATTGTAAGAAGGTACAAAAAACATATAAATACAGCAATTTTATGTGGAATGACAATTTTTCTTTGAAAAAGATACATCTCTGTAAGCTGTGCAAAAAGTAAGCAGATCGAAACACTTCTCGggttttttcttttttacttaAAATGCCTCTGAAGCTTTTGTGTGAAAAAAAACGAAGGTCACTGCAGCTCAGAAGCCAACTGTCTAATGTCCTGATGTGGTGGACATCGCACGGATGGCTTGGAGTCAGGATGCATGGGGAACGACTCTCGCCGCCGCATCCATCCAAGCCAACTACTGGCG harbors:
- the LOC123407230 gene encoding nuclear pore complex protein NUP50A-like — protein: MADEEHAQSSRKRVADKQINKDNPELDDDSPEQEGGTFKKASEEVMATRKIVKVRRQQPSSAPSSNPFSAIKFTTNDSSVQTSISVSRPPPSDVTTSNVRDSSEKANEASNGSGKDADKNADSNEVAEIQKDELGLKESNAENKSNAPMEAHSSLTEIDNKADSTVGGTGEDKVLVGEPKVDNSKPSGTEGKTEDEGDKVNEGDKVNEGGDEDKSSKDGAEKKDESESGTKDVSCEQKVADNKGQSSSPTPLFSFMNVSSGHNAFTGLAGTGFSASSFSFGSASKESTNAPLFGLKSDGSSFPSFNIGGTNNNGSSVPSLVAAAEAPKKFTMPEGPVETGEENEMAVFTADSAMYEYLDGGWKERGKGELKLNVPVSGGERSRLVMRAKGNYRLVLNASLYDDMSLKDMEKKGVTFACVNSTGESPAGLTTFALKFKDTGVRDDFKAAVEAHKVKKASDVMPKTPESSPKVSDD